The Trypanosoma brucei brucei TREU927 chromosome 9, whole genome shotgun sequence genome includes a window with the following:
- a CDS encoding GTP-binding protein, putative — protein MRRGLTCRNVHDPVFMRNVKRVLASYKESMDHSSRKGMSREAFVDINEKGAAWYLGHMQLASRTLAEKVKDADFVLEIRDARLPFTTGNPNLQKIIIDRPRLIVFNKAEMSNEDCNRVIQQYYERTGNFALFTSAKRSWRDTVEAVQRFVTHILPAQRFKTTANVGLVVGMPNVGKSTLINSLRLAHEYQFHREDFRRPRTPEAVSIAPGTTRGVKLVPVCKDPNIVLYDSPGLTLPGCFAKEAGLKLAACGIIPTNDITLPRSLVARYIYDVLSAAGVGEHMAECLHLPRAPISFDDCISMICERSGTSGQTDLGNLDPSRAQKFLIHDFQLGNLGRITLDKLPNKVRQAVSGKEYQRIGGGAGSGTEASNEENEVVWTHDVKSSDVVARYSEEMREVMEELQGEPVENTPSNRKPCGDSTVISRKKGPISRVSAHDESFRRSIRIIPGR, from the coding sequence ATGCGCCGTGGACTCACTTGCCGAAATGTTCATGACCCGGTGTTTATGCGAAATGTGAAGCGGGTGCTGGCATCTTATAAGGAATCTATGGACCATTCCAGTAGGAAGGGCATGTCCCGCGAAGCGTTTGTGGACATTAACGAAAAGGGAGCTGCGTGGTACCTTGGGCATATGCAGCTGGCCTCGCGGACCCTCGCAGAGAAGGTGAAGGACGCCGACTTTGTGTTGGAGATACGAGACGCGAGGCTTCCATTTACGACGGGAAACCCGAATCTTCAAAAGATTATCATTGATCGCCCGCGGCTGATTGTTTTTAACAAGGCTGAAATGTCCAACGAAGACTGTAACCGGGTCATTCAGCAGTACTACGAGCGAACAGGGAATTTCGCCCTCTTCACTAGCGCAAAGCGAAGCTGGCGAGACACCGTTGAGGCCGTGCAACGCTTCGTGACACATATTCTCCCAGCGCAGCGATTCAAAACAACGGCTAACGTGGGCCTCGTAGTTGGAATGCCCAATGTTGGGAAATCCACACTAATTAATTCCCTTAGGTTGGCACACGAGTATCAGTTTCACCGTGAGGATTTCAGGCGGCCACGTACGCCGGAGGCTGTGAGTATTGCCCCAGGGACAACTCGTGGCGTGAAACTCGTCCCTGTTTGTAAAGATCCAAACATTGTTCTCTATGACTCTCCAGGTCTCACACTCCCTGGATGCTTTGCGAAAGAGGCAGGTTTGAAACTGGCCGCATGCGGAATTATCCCCACCAACGATATCACGCTACCACGCTCCCTTGTAGCTCGATACATCTACGATGTCCTTAGTGCGGCTGGGGTGGGGGAGCATATGGCAGAATGTCTGCACCTGCCGCGAGCTCCCATTAGCTTTGACGACTGCATTTCCATGATCTGTGAAAGAAGTGGAACGAGCGGTCAAACTGATTTGGGGAACTTAGACCCTTCGCGCGCGCAAAAGTTCCTCATACACGATTTCCAGTTAGGAAACTTGGGTCGCATCACGTTGGATAAGCTACCCAACAAAGTGCGGCAGGCGGTAAGTGGGAAGGAGTATCAAAGGATTGGCGGAGGTGCAGGAAGTGGGACAGAAGCTAGCAATGAGGAAAACGAAGTCGTGTGGACCCATGACGTAAAGAGCTCTGACGTAGTGGCTCGCTACTCGGAGGAAATGCGGGAAGTTatggaggagttgcaggGTGAACCTGTGGAGAACACGCCTTCAAACAGGAAACCGTGTGGGGACAGCACGGTCATCAGCCGTAAGAAAGGGCCGATTAGCCGTGTGAGTGCGCACGACGAAAGCTTCAGGCGAAGCATACGCATTATTCCAGGGCGGTGA
- a CDS encoding hypothetical protein, conserved (GPI-Anchor Signal predicted for Tb09.211.0820 by DGPI v2.04 with cleavage site probability 0.1224 near 592) — MAKDSEKSPMSLHTGDVLLMDRNCWEMRHPLGIAICLLSKTESRYDHVAMVVKLNDGEVERGRERGIINPKDPSSPSGTYVAEANLSGFSLRPLENRVARSSSKHIAVRPLSMGSDMHKFEEYVQSHLRDFHSRPYKRDLLMFPPMVLSPPDKMDRIKAAHKLNLLKGETSDIDKLLAGKLSESDKEALLRIKVVYHDAAQFLIETYFAHLDRVDGESFPSVDYGGSHFTVDGVNAEEEVVCTELIIQLWQRCGVVDLFPPASSFRSFDFLDNTRFNFKDARTAFGDVFTLKGNDAPETPIKRATRKKTPTVEGCFDVYRSTSANGDPHNPDVDSMYMWLIQSNTNKVVNSDLGLNIASVGALFALCGLVIAPLRLRWIEYQLGVVLRRGSVWSLSAGFFARDMLCVLTQVITTSIALKSLLYRQSDTGPLGPPLVHTHLFDTRHPYYYVCIVWLLANAVAHITTTPLLNSVVAHHFGPVLPGPLSLRKLMRGSFALLPLGALLPFQAAWITWYETMGAAIIPTSSSVLRRRADLLDTDEWRHFRFEALTGAFAATTALDFIAYIFQRRCWRSFLVQLYRPAATPSCGRRRCAGYGYRFLGNTITMLTTSLSLSFLGVL, encoded by the coding sequence AAAGTTGAATGACGGGGAAGTGGAAcgagggagggagaggggtATTATCAACCCAAAGGACCCCTCTTCGCCTTCTGGGACGTATGTCGCTGAGGCAAATCTCAGTGGTTTTTCCCTCCGTCCCCTGGAGAACCGTGTCGCAAGGTCGTCGTCCAAGCATATAGCCGTGCGCCCACTAAGCATGGGGAGTGACATGCATAAATTTGAAGAGTACGTGCAGAGCCATCTGCGGGATTTTCACAGTCGACCCTACAAAAGGGACCTTCTGATGTTTCCTCCCATGGTGTTAAGTCCACCGGACAAAATGGACCGCATCAAAGCAGCTCATAAGTTGAACCTTCTCAAAGGGGAGACAAGCGACATTGATAAACTGTTAGCCGGTAAGCTTTCCGAGAGCGATAAAGAGGCACTATTAAGAATAAAAGTGGTCTACCACGATGCTGCACAGTTCTTGATAGAAACGTACTTCGCTCACCTGGACCGAGTCGATGGTGAGAGTTTTCCCTCAGTGGATTATGGTGGCAGTCACTTTACCGTGGATGGTGTCAACGCCGAGGAGGAGGTGGTTTGCACGGAGCTGATCATCCAATTGTGGCAAAGATGTGGGGTAGTGGACCTGTTCCCTCCCGCGTCATCATTTCGCTCCTTCGACTTCCTGGACAACACTCGGTTTAACTTCAAAGACGCTCGTACAGCGTTCGGTGATGTTTTCACCTTAAAAGGCAATGATGCACCCGAGACTCCAATTAAGAGGGCAacccgaaaaaaaacaccaacagtGGAAGGGTGTTTTGATGTGTACCGCAGCACGAGCGCCAATGGTGACCCCCATAACCCTGATGTGGATTCCATGTACATGTGGCTAATTCAATCCAATACGAACAAAGTGGTCAACAGTGACCTCGGGCTTAACATCGCATCCGTAGGGGCTCTGTTTGCCTTATGCGGACTCGTGATTGCACCACTGCGATTGAGGTGGATAGAGTACCAGCTAGGTGTGGTTCTGCGTCGCGGGTCGGTATGGTCTTTATCAGCGGGTTTCTTTGCACGGGACATGCTTTGCGTCTTGACACAGGTAATAACAACTTCTATTGCACTGAAGAGCCTACTGTATCGACAGTCGGATACGGGGCCACTTGGGCCACCACTTGTTCACACCCACTTGTTCGACACTCGGCATCCCTACTATTATGTCTGTATTGTGTGGCTGTTAGCAAATGCTGTGGCCCACATCACCACAACCCCCTTACTGAACTCCGTAGTTGCTCACCACTTTGGTCCTGTACTTCCGGGGCCGTTGTCCCTTCGTAAGTTGATGAGGGGCAGTTTTGCCCTGCTACCGCTGGGGGCTTTATTGCCCTTTCAGGCGGCGTGGATAACGTGGTACGAAACGATGGGTGCTGCCATTATTCCTACCTCCTCATCTGTGCTCCGCCGCCGAGCTGATCTGCTCGACACGGACGAGTGGCGGCACTTCAGGTTTGAGGCGCTGACAGGTGCCTTCGCCGCTACTACGGCTCTCGATTTTATCGCTTACATTTTCCAGAGAAGGTGCTGGAGGTCCTTCCTCGTGCAACTCTACAGGCCTGCTGCCACACCCAGCTGCGGGAGGCGGCGTTGTGCCGGCTACGGCTATCGCTTTCTGGGAAACACAATAACCATGTTAACCACATCCTTATCCTTGTCTTTCTTGGGTGTGTTGTGA